The DNA region GCCCTTTGAAGTTGCTGGAAGTAGGAGGGATGGAGGATGTATATAAAGCGTAATGGTCTGTGTTTGCCCATGACGTGGAAAATCTCACTGTACAGACAGCAGTATGTATTTGCCAGTTGGACCTGGGCAGGATGTGATCATATGGTTTGAACCGCTCTATCACACGGGTGATGTCAAGAATGAGGTGCTTTGACACAGCTCAATATCATTCCAATGCTCGTCTTCATCGATCCTTCAAGAATCAGGCAGCCTCAAAAATTCTCATTCCGTCTCTTGGTCTTTACCAGCCGCGCCCCCAAGTCTCATCCTCAGGATCTACCGTGCATGACATGCACACTCACACCCAAAGCCTTGATTTGTGTGCTGTACTTGTGATGACCTCGGCTTATATCCACCCCCCGTTTCATCGACCGTGTGAAAGACGACGGGATGTTAGCTGTGCAAGTTTTATGGTTAATGGGTGGGTTTGTTtcctcatcccatctccatcaccgaGATTCCCAAATACTCCCATCCGGCAGCCGGTAACGGTACCAGCCGTGAGATGTGCCTTAATTTGAAGTGAAAAGGTGGCAGCCGAGTGTATATCATCTCGGCTGGCCCTCAATGTTTGGTGTTTGAGGGCCTCTTTCATTCTGTGCTGCTCGATTCTTTTTCACTTACGCTGCACTTACGCTCTTTTCTAACTTTTCGACATCAGAGGTATGTTGATCTCCCTTTGGCTTGGAGATATGTACTGATTGAGACCTTCTAGCTGTGCTCCTTCCATTCTTTGACATTCCTTACACACCATTGTTTGCAGGCAGACTTTCAAAGAAACCACCCACCATGAAGACCACAGTTTTATTTCTATCCGTTGGCCTGGCGTCAGCCCAGGTTTTGAATAACTCCACTGGTGTTTTCAGTAATTCCACCAGCAGCTTTGCCTCGCCCAATGTGGATATCAACAACTTTAACCTCGGTGGACAGGTGGATTTCAACAGCTTGGACGTCAACGGCCTAAACCTAGGCAATATCGATCTCGGTAACCAAGATGAGATCGTTGATGCTATCCTGGCTATGCTTAGCGGATTCTGTTTGGGTGGGCAGTTCAACCGCAATAATATCCTGGGGTTTGGCTTCAACAATGATATCGATCTATTCTTCCAGCTTGCTCAGCTGCAACAATTCCAGCAGCTTGGCTTCCTCAATCTGGGAGGTGTGCAAAATCTGTTCAGCAAGGGGAAGGTACTTGGGGGGTTCAACCTAGGTCCGCATACTTTTTTTCCCAAAACCAGGTGAAGCTTTTGCTGACCATGTCGTCAGGCCTCTTCAAACGAGAAATTGCTGATGCCAGGAAGACCATGAAGCGAACCGTACTTCGCCGTGGACGGTATGCCAAACGTCAGTCGTGTGCTCAAGGGGCTGGATCAGGCGCCATTGGTTCGGGCGTTGGTGGTCAGGAAGAAGCTGCTTTCACAATTGCGACAGCTGAGAACCCGCCATTGGAGACAGCTActgcgacggcggcggcagacTTCACGATCGCCACCGCTGATCCTGGAGTTGATGATCTTGTTGAGTCCGTTGACTCGGCCGATTTTGAGGCAGTTTTCAGCATCGCCACAGCAAACCCAGATGTTGTCGTTGGTGCCGCCAATGATATCTATGCGTCATCCGCCGGTGTTGCTACTGCCATTCCTGCTGTTGATTCAGCTTCAGCAGTTGTTCAAGCCTTTGCTACGATCACCGCTGAGGCAGTAGCAGCTCCTGCTTCCGTTGTTGTTCCAGCCGCAGCTGAGACCGCTATTccggctgttgctgttgaggaagttgaggaggctgaggaggtcGATGTGGAGGACGCTGTCGATAACCTGTCAGACCTCACCCGTTAAGTGATGAACGGCACGGGAACAGCTCAGGGGTTTCTGAATGGAGGAGCTCAACCTTGTTGCGGGAGCTGCCCCTGTTCGGGTCGTCCCAACAACTTAGTGACGGTAAGCCAGTTGGGTCAAGAACAGGAGTCTGCTCTAAACATCCGATGAGCTTCCGGATGAAAGGCCGGGGTTGCAAACATATGAGTGAGTGGGGTCTGGGAGGGAGCAAAGTCCGGTCCTTGGCTGTCAGGAATGGCTGGGGGTGCGGCAGATGCCGGGGTCGACCCCAAgatactttttcttttgttagGGTTTCTTCAGACCGATCGTGATAATGTAATTAGATCGGGCTATCTCTATGATGAGTATAAACTTGAGATGAATCTGTTactggtgctggagggggttggagttgctgGAACATACCTGATGATTGATGATCTCGTGGTTCTAATTTGGGGAGGTCACACTGCTTTGCCATCTTCAGATGGAGTACCTGCATTGCTCCGCATGCTGTGCCTGTTCGTAGCTGTCATCGCAAGACGTCGTGCAATCCTGTGATGGCGTGCTGTCTGTCAGGAGCCCACTTCTTCAGCCGGAACCCGCACAGATCCGGTGGCCAAGGCATCCAAGTCAGGTGAAGAAATTCAAGCGAGGCCATTCCCATGTTGGAAAAAGAGCAATGCCATGGATTTGGCTGCTTCAAAGTGTGCCATCTGCGACATCTATTGTGTGTCTCCGCATGAGCGCTCGGTCCCGTCGTTGCAAGTGCACGGCTTCAAGATGGGATCCAACCAATCAGCAGCCCCAATCACCCCCCTGGACGCCTGGGCGGGGGTCTTGGAATCGGTGGGTGCCACCCCCAGGCACCCCTAAGGCACCCGGCTGTAACGTTAACAGGGGCTTCCCGCTAATCGGCTTCAGACCTTTGAGCCTCTCCCGCCCCAGAGGACCCGCTATTTAGCCACTTCTCGCCAAACAAGTGCCGGAATTGGGGGGGCAATTGAGGCTTGCCAGGCTTGAAACACCGCAACAGCTCTCGGCATCGGATGGGTTCAACTAAGGCAAGCTTAATCGCTTGATCGCTTAATCACCGACTGTTACCTTTCCCTTCGGCTGAACACCAATGTACTCCTTGTCAGTGTGATGGACTGAGAGAGAACCTCGACGGCCAGCTTGGCTATCCCTTCGTTGCGGGCGGCCGTGAAGGGGTCAAGTCCCAGGTCCTCAATCCATTCGATCGAGAAGGTCTGGTCTAGTATAGGCTGCTCATGTTTTCATCTGTTTTGTAAAATCCCCGAGCCCTGCTAACGGCATACAGGAGGGCCACTGTCATGTTGGAACACCCGGTTCCCGAATTTGGCTCTATTCTTCTCCCAGGAGCACATGGCTCCTCGAAACACTCGAAACGAGCAGCTCATCCTCAGCGGTGATCAGGAATGGCCACCGAGCGTCTTCCCGCGACCTCCTGGACATCAGATGGTACCTGTGCTTCCCCCACAAAATGGCCTCGACCTGGGGGTATCCCGTCACTGGGcgccctcccacccccactCAGGAGCTAGTGTAGAGAGCACCTAGTCCCTTGATATCCGAATGCCACCAACCAGTCTTTGGTGTTTCTCTTGGCAGCAAAACAGTCCCAGATGGCCTCGGTCATAGAGCTTTCCGTACCATGACGTTGCTGCAGGTGCCGAGTGTTCTCGACTACCCTCCCTCCTGTGCAGGGCACATCCCCGTCTCGGGGAatttgttgctgctgtgccTGGGTTGCCTTGACTTTCTCGGTTCTTTGGTTCCGCCTCAACATCGTCAACACATCCCGGCACATCCTGGCCTGCCCTGCCTGTGGTGTTTTATCCATCCGCCTCCGTCCAGTGACACCTGTCGCCTGATACGCTTCGGATGAGTGCGTGCTCTCATCCCGAACATCACGGCGTCTCCCTGAAATCCTTGGCAAGCAACTCCTGCTCCCATCTTTGCCATCATCGTTGCCTCTGGTCCTTGGCACGTTCGAGCCACCATATAAGGTGACCTGATCACCCGTCCTGTCCTgactttttgtttcttcatCCCATTCACAACTCCAGCTTTCCAAGGCCCGTTCGCCATCTTCTTTCTGTCATTCATTCTTCAGAGGTATGTCCGCCAAACAATCATCTAAACGAAACACTTGGTGTCGAGGCTAACCTGGTCAACAATAGCTGTGCTCGCTGTTCGCTTCATTCCTTCAATCTTTGAACATTTTTGAGCTGTGCTCTTAAACTTTATAATCCTTTAATCTCTTTGTTCGCAAGTCGTTCTCTTaacaacaaaaacatcaGTCAAAATGAAGTTCTTCACCGTCATCGTCTCTaccctcgccgccatggTTGCCGCTGCTCCTGCCACTGCTCCCGCCAGCACTGAGGTTGACAAGCGTGCCTTCGCTTTCGATATCAATGCCTTCAACGGCCTCAAGGGCTTCAACCAGGTCAACCTCAActacctcctcaacatcaactcTCTGCAGATTGGtctcctcggcaacctcgccaacgtcaacaacttcaacatcTTGCAATTCCAGGGTCTCTTTGCTCAGCAGAAGTTTGATCTTCAGGCTCTCCttcagctccagcagctccaCACCTTCCTCCAGATCCACCAGCTCGGTGTTCTCAACGGCTTTGATCTCAAGggcctccagctccagcagctccaGCTCGGTCTCCTCAACAACGTTGGCCTGCTCGATCTCCAGCAgttcatctcccccaacgTCATTGGCCAGGTCACCACTATTGGCAACTCAGGTGagtaacttttttttatcaCATGCACAGACCTCGGCCC from Podospora pseudopauciseta strain CBS 411.78 chromosome 6, whole genome shotgun sequence includes:
- a CDS encoding hypothetical protein (EggNog:ENOG503PHF9); translated protein: MKFFTVIVSTLAAMVAAAPATAPASTEVDKRAFAFDINAFNGLKGFNQVNLNYLLNINSLQIGLLGNLANVNNFNILQFQGLFAQQKFDLQALLQLQQLHTFLQIHQLGVLNGFDLKGLQLQQLQLGLLNNVGLLDLQQFISPNVIGQVTTIGNSVRLPVKE